In Desulfomicrobium apsheronum, the following proteins share a genomic window:
- a CDS encoding P-loop NTPase: protein MQHSPSIATSRTRHTRILALASGKGGTGKTTVAVNLALALNRAGYTVCLLDADFGLSNAEVHLGLPSPANTLENVLFDSLPLEECLVPVRPGFDLLSGSNGVARMAELDVANRKRLVAEFSALSGYDFLILDNSPGISAQVVSLCLATREIILVVNPEASALVDAYALIKVLKENGLWWPPLILVNRCESGVQARQVFTRFQETVEQFLGLKPLFLGAIPQDDAARKISALGKPFVTLRDDLPASQAIMSIAKVLAERLNKDWAKNKPSEFFENVVVRMKQRPDFGLSQIAANSSAPTDDTTQPDVYMELVAVLDKASRLCEKLLENPAYSFVRDRFGLVRLALDNFLLPLDRLRKPRGTMKPRILVLSNHEQMRTMLREIVAEVGYEGEAFAPGHGDFLKFRDTCNLILVSCDRPEALIRSCLLQIPEVPLVLLTGFGSSSLEREFRHRTVAVVPRPFHVNELRDILQSALR, encoded by the coding sequence ATGCAGCACTCGCCGTCAATCGCAACGTCCAGGACCCGTCACACCCGCATTCTGGCCCTGGCCAGCGGCAAGGGCGGGACGGGCAAGACCACCGTGGCCGTCAACCTGGCCCTGGCGCTCAATCGTGCCGGGTACACGGTCTGCCTGCTCGACGCGGATTTCGGCCTGTCCAACGCGGAAGTGCATCTGGGATTGCCGTCTCCTGCGAACACGCTCGAAAACGTTCTCTTCGACTCCCTGCCCCTTGAGGAATGCCTTGTCCCCGTTCGGCCCGGATTCGATCTTCTTTCCGGCAGCAACGGCGTGGCCCGCATGGCCGAGCTTGACGTGGCCAACCGCAAGCGTCTGGTCGCGGAATTTTCCGCGCTCTCCGGGTACGATTTTTTGATCCTCGACAACTCGCCGGGCATCTCCGCCCAGGTCGTGTCCCTGTGTCTGGCCACGCGTGAGATCATTCTGGTGGTCAATCCCGAGGCCAGCGCCCTGGTCGACGCCTATGCGCTCATCAAGGTATTGAAAGAAAACGGGCTGTGGTGGCCGCCGCTGATCCTGGTCAACCGCTGTGAATCGGGAGTGCAGGCCAGGCAGGTCTTCACCCGTTTTCAGGAGACGGTGGAGCAGTTTTTGGGCCTCAAGCCCCTTTTTTTGGGGGCGATCCCCCAGGATGACGCCGCCCGGAAGATTTCGGCCCTGGGCAAGCCCTTTGTGACCCTGCGCGACGATCTGCCCGCGAGTCAGGCCATCATGTCCATCGCCAAGGTCCTGGCCGAGCGCCTGAACAAGGATTGGGCCAAGAACAAGCCCTCGGAATTTTTTGAGAACGTCGTGGTGCGCATGAAGCAGCGTCCGGATTTCGGCCTGAGCCAGATCGCTGCCAACTCCAGCGCCCCCACGGACGACACCACCCAGCCCGACGTGTACATGGAGCTGGTGGCCGTGCTCGACAAGGCCTCGCGCCTCTGCGAGAAGCTGCTCGAAAACCCGGCCTATTCCTTTGTCCGGGATCGTTTCGGGCTGGTCCGTCTGGCTCTGGACAATTTTCTGCTTCCCCTCGACCGTCTGCGCAAGCCGCGCGGAACCATGAAGCCACGCATCCTGGTGCTCAGCAATCACGAACAGATGCGCACCATGTTGCGCGAAATCGTGGCGGAGGTCGGCTACGAAGGCGAGGCCTTTGCGCCCGGACACGGGGATTTTCTCAAGTTCCGGGACACCTGCAACCTGATCCTGGTCTCCTGCGATCGTCCCGAGGCCCTGATCAGGTCCTGTCTGCTCCAGATTCCTGAAGTCCCGCTTGTCCTTCTGACGGGATTTGGCAGTTCGTCCCTGGAGCGGGAATTTCGCCACCGGACTGTGGCGGTGGTGCCAAGGCCCTTTCATGTCAACGAATTGCGTGACATCCTTCAATCCGCGCTGCGTTAA
- a CDS encoding pyridoxal phosphate-dependent aminotransferase, producing the protein MRRDIEHVGWGKLTYEIRAIVGVAQDLRNLGLEIIWENIGDPIEKGEQVPVWIKEIIADLAMKDKTYGYCATQGVLETREFVAKLVNQRGSYQVTADDIIFFNGLGDAVAKIFGFLKREARVIGPSPAYSTHSSAEAAHSGYEHLTYELDPSNGWMPDLVDLENKVRYNDSIAGILFINPDNPTGAVYPCELIEKIVDIARRYNIFVLADEIYANIVYSGHPTCSLSEVIGEVPGMALRGISKEYPWPGGRCGWMEVYNKDKNPDFNAYIKSLLNAKMLEVCSTSLPQLSIPPVMGDPRYRAHLDARRRMFEHRAQEAWQTFQGVAGVRVIKPQGAFYMSVMFEDGVLNGRQALEIENPKIKAHIEEIVQGVQVDKRFVYYLLGATGICVVPLTGFCCNRKGFRVTLLETDDAKRLRTWRTIVDAITRYLASA; encoded by the coding sequence ATGCGCAGAGACATCGAACATGTGGGTTGGGGAAAACTGACCTACGAAATCAGGGCGATAGTGGGCGTGGCTCAGGATCTTCGCAATCTGGGCCTTGAAATTATCTGGGAAAACATCGGCGACCCCATCGAGAAGGGCGAGCAGGTGCCGGTCTGGATCAAGGAAATCATCGCCGACCTGGCCATGAAGGACAAGACCTACGGCTACTGCGCCACCCAGGGCGTGCTTGAGACCCGCGAGTTCGTGGCCAAGCTTGTCAATCAGCGGGGCAGCTATCAGGTCACGGCCGACGACATCATATTTTTCAACGGCCTCGGCGACGCCGTGGCCAAGATATTCGGCTTCCTGAAACGCGAAGCCCGGGTCATCGGACCCTCACCGGCCTATTCCACGCATTCCTCGGCCGAGGCCGCCCACTCCGGGTACGAGCACCTGACCTACGAGCTCGACCCCAGCAACGGCTGGATGCCGGATCTGGTCGATCTGGAGAACAAGGTCCGCTACAACGACTCCATCGCGGGCATTCTGTTTATCAATCCCGACAACCCGACGGGTGCGGTGTATCCATGCGAACTGATTGAGAAAATTGTGGATATCGCTCGGCGTTACAATATTTTCGTCCTGGCTGACGAGATCTATGCCAACATCGTTTACAGCGGCCATCCGACGTGCAGCCTGTCCGAGGTCATCGGCGAGGTTCCGGGCATGGCCCTGCGTGGCATCTCCAAGGAATACCCCTGGCCGGGCGGCCGTTGCGGCTGGATGGAAGTCTACAACAAAGACAAGAATCCCGATTTCAACGCCTACATCAAGAGTCTGCTCAACGCCAAGATGCTTGAAGTCTGCTCCACCAGCCTGCCCCAGCTCTCCATTCCCCCGGTCATGGGCGATCCGCGCTACAGGGCCCATCTGGATGCCCGGCGCAGGATGTTCGAGCACCGCGCGCAGGAAGCCTGGCAGACCTTTCAGGGCGTTGCCGGCGTGCGCGTCATCAAGCCTCAGGGCGCTTTTTACATGTCGGTCATGTTCGAGGACGGGGTCCTGAACGGCAGGCAGGCCCTTGAAATCGAAAATCCCAAGATAAAAGCGCACATCGAGGAGATCGTGCAGGGCGTGCAGGTGGACAAGCGCTTCGTCTACTATCTGCTTGGCGCCACCGGCATCTGCGTCGTGCCGTTGACGGGATTCTGCTGCAATCGCAAGGGTTTCCGCGTCACGCTGCTGGAAACCGACGATGCCAAGAGGCTGCGCACGTGGCGGACTATCGTCGATGCCATCACCCGTTACCTGGCCTCGGCCTGA
- a CDS encoding NUDIX hydrolase — translation MTDDSNPRWLDWAREIQSLAQTGLAFTKSHYDQLSFGRLSDIAAEILSEHSQLEASAVKRAFSLEPGYATPKVDVRAAVIRDGRILLVQESADGRWAMPGGWADVGDRPSQTAERETLEESGFVVRATKLVAAFDANRGKKASMFFHAVKLIFLCELLGGEARGSMETLEVDFFEFDNLPPLSEQRTNQRHLEEIRAHLRDPLRLAAFD, via the coding sequence ATGACCGACGATTCCAATCCGCGCTGGTTGGACTGGGCCCGGGAGATTCAATCCTTGGCCCAGACAGGGCTGGCCTTTACCAAAAGCCATTACGATCAGCTGAGTTTCGGCCGCCTGTCGGACATCGCGGCCGAAATTCTGTCGGAACATTCGCAGCTTGAAGCTTCAGCGGTCAAACGCGCCTTCTCCCTGGAGCCCGGGTATGCCACTCCCAAGGTCGACGTGCGCGCGGCGGTGATCCGTGACGGGCGCATCCTGCTTGTGCAGGAAAGCGCGGATGGCAGGTGGGCCATGCCCGGAGGATGGGCCGATGTGGGCGATCGTCCTTCACAGACGGCCGAGCGAGAGACCCTCGAAGAGAGCGGATTCGTGGTGCGGGCCACGAAACTTGTCGCCGCGTTCGACGCCAACCGGGGCAAGAAGGCGAGCATGTTTTTTCACGCCGTGAAGCTGATCTTTCTCTGTGAGCTTCTCGGGGGCGAGGCCAGGGGCAGCATGGAAACCCTTGAGGTCGATTTCTTCGAATTCGACAATCTGCCGCCCCTGTCCGAACAACGCACCAACCAACGCCATCTCGAGGAGATCCGCGCCCACCTGCGTGATCCCCTGCGGCTGGCCGCTTTTGATTGA